Below is a window of Candidozyma auris chromosome 3, complete sequence DNA.
GTGGTTCCAATAATGCTGGACGAGGAGCTGAAGGATACTGAAAAAATGTCCACTACTCAACTCTTAGGCGCTTTGAATATTTTTATGAGCGAAACTACCTACGGCGAGTATGTTGCTCGTCTCGAGCTTGTAAAAGCATTCATGATTCACGTTTCGAAGATTGATGGCGGTCAAAAGACCGCAGACACccttttcaatttcacGAAATTCTACGAACAGTTTGTGCCGAATATCAACGAGACAATTTCTCAAAACAAGAGAACTCTTGAAAAGGAAGTTTCAGAAGTGATACTTCTTGCGAGCTGGAAGGATGTTAACATAGATGCTCTCAAGCAGAGCTCTCGTCGTTCCCACAGCAGtctcttcaagatcgtGAGAAAGTACAGGGCGATTTTGGCAACACCTGTATCACCGCTAATCCAATCTGGTCTCTCAGTGGATTGTAAGGTTGAAATACCAAACAACTGCCATGAGGTTCTGAGACAGACTCTTCTGTTTAATCATGAAATAGAGATGTCAATTCTCAAAACGTGTGCGGAGGTGTCTTCGTGGAACGAGAGACCGAACAGACTCAAGAATCTTTCCattattcaaaaaaacaTGCGCATATTTATTGAGAAGGTGGACCGCTCATCAGCTCCATCGTTGTATGCGTATGCAAAAGAAATCACTGAGGAGATGGAAAGGCTCAAAAAGGAGACACCTAAAGTCATGAACGATGAAACGAAAAAAGCTGTCGCTGCTTTGCGTACTCAGAAGCATAAGCTCCTTAGCGAAGTTCTCAAAGAGATGAGACGCATTGGCGTGAAGACGACAGTCAAGCcagacatcaagaaggcgTTGGGTACCGTTAATTTGATCTTAACGAATAgttcacctttttcaaCACTGAGATTGATGGGATATGATGAATTTTTCATGAGGGTCTTGGATTTGCTTCCTCGACTCAGAGCAGCGGTTTCTCAGGGCAATGAAGAGATTCCTCAAGGCGATCTAGAAAGAGGTTTGGCCGCATCAGAAAATTTGATGTTCAACCTAGTTACAGTAAGACGTCCAATTGTTCGTTTGACTTTATCGATCGAGAATTTGAGGACATTGGAGGAGTCTTTTGCGACATTCGTTGCTAAATCTCTGGAAAAGTCATTTAGTGTTTTCAAATCATTCGCCATCAAGCCGTTTTTCGAATCTGTGGGGAGAATCCGTATCTTCCTCAAAGAATTGGATACCATACTCGATTACATCTTTGAAGTCATCAGATGTACTGTATTCTTTACAGAAAACTTCGATTCGACGGTGTTTCAGGAAATCAAAGATTCTGTTTCCATGTGGAAATCTAAATTGCAATTCTCGGCTAAAACGATACCGACCGAAGATGATAGTGTAATATTAAGCAGTCACGAGGAGAATGTGAAAAAGACTGTCGTTGACTTGGGAACTTGGAAGCTGAAAAACCCTGAATTCGCTTTCATTGCTGATATTATTCTCAGTTGGCTTATTAAATGGTCTGAGGAAAATGATCCTATCCTGTCCGATGAATTGATTGATACATCATCCTTGGAGTCCTTAGAGAAGGAATTAAGAAAACTATCCAATTCAATTCTCGTTTCTGTCCAAAAAGTTGTCGAGTTGCATGAGGAGGACATCAGCATGGATGAGGACGCGTGGCTTCAGCTCTCGCAGCAAAGACTTTCTAACTCCATTAAAGCACTTCATCACGAAAAGATTGTGGGGGTGGTGGAGTTGGCTAGGTCTGTTCTCTTGAGTATCAAACATTCAGGGGAATCTTCTACGACTAGCGCAGCTTTGATTGCATTCACAATGCCCTTGATCCAGTCCTATCGAAAACTCGCATCAATAGTTCTTGATAAGTGCGTTGAGGACTACGTCCATATCTCAAGATCAACCTACATTTTGGCTACATCACTTCACAATTTGGCATCATCTGGATTTTGTTCACCTGAGCCACCGCAAGAGCAAAAGGAAGACGACAATTTGCACGAGGGTACTGGACTAGGAGACGGTGAAGGTGCCACAAATTCTAAAGacgctgaagaagaagaagatttggatGAACATGCTCAGCaagcaaatgaagagaacaagaaggacgaagaggatgacGACGGGGATAATGAAGATGCTGTTGAAATGGAAGGCGATATGGCTGGAGATCTTGAGGAGGCCTCAGACCAAGAAAATGACCAGGAAAGTGATGAGCAAgatcaagatcttgacgaGGAAGTGGATGACATTGACGATCTTGACCCAAAtgctgttgatgagaagatgTGGGACGAAGAAGCTAAGGATGAttccaaagaaaaagattcTGATAAGATGCCCCAGCACACGCAAAACGACGACGATAACATGGAAGCtaacgaagatgaagagaatcataaagaaagagatggtgagaatgagaaagataatgatgaaaaacaagacgaagaaggatCGGGTGACGAAGAGGACGTTGGAGAGCAAGAGGATGAAGTAAAGAACGACGCAAACgaagatcttgatgaattcGTACCTGAGACTGAAACGTTGGACTTGCCAGAGGATATGAATTTGGACGATGAAGCGGAGGACAaggagcaagaagaagagaatgacGCTGACGAGTTTGATGATGGGTTGGACGATCAAGATGAGATGGGAGACGATCTGCCTGAAAAAATGGATGAAGTAGCAAAGGACGATGAGCAAGTTGATTCtgacattgaagaagaagaagatgcaatgaaagaggttgaagaagatgatgccTCAGATGTTGAAAATCGTTCAGACGAAGAAGGGCAAAAACAAGAGgattctgaagaagaagatgtcaaGGGACCAGAGGAGGCTCCCGaggaacaagaagatgaaaaggaTTCTGCGGAAAAGGGTGATCGCGAGGCAGCTGgtcttgaagatgctgaAGATGAACAGGACGAAAACGTCGATATGAATGCTGCATCGAAAGCTGCATCAGGTGAAAAAGGGGACGGCGCTGATAGcgaagtacttgaagagaaggaagacaTTGGCGCCTCTGGTGCCGCTTCCGAATTGAATCAGATGGAAGACAAGGAGAAAGATTCAAACGAGAATCCGAACAATGAAATCCAAGAGTCATTGAAACAATTAGGCGACTCTTTGAAAGAGTTCCATCGTCGCAGGGAGGAAATAAAGGATGCATCTCAACATGACGAGCAAGAACAGGAGTCGAAAGCTGATGTCATGCCCGATGAGTTCGAAcacgttgaaggagaaaatACTGAACGCGATACCCAAGCTCTTGGTGCGGCAGATAATCAAGATCAAATACAAAAGATTGACGAGGAAAATGCCatcgatgatgaggaggatACTGCTGTTAAGATGGAGGAGAATAAAGATGACGCGATAAACAACAACGATGATATGGAAGTTGACGATAAGGAGCCCCAAGAAGAGACGGAAAAtgcaaatgaagaagttggctCGGAAAACTTAGGTGCATTCGTGGGAGAAAGAAGAGTTatgaaggaagaagagcaggAGATTGATCTTGACTTGGACGACGCCGAGGAGACCAGAGCCGAACACAATATGAGAACtcaagttgatgaggaCTGGGAGATTGGTCGCAGTGACGTTCCAATTCATGATATCAATGAGGCAAGAGAATTGTGGAACCAGAGTGAATTGGCTACCCAGGAGTTGTCTTCTGGCTTGTGCGAGCAACTCAGGTTGATTTTGGAACCTACCTTGGCAACTAAGCTTAGAGGCGACTACAAAACGGGTAAGAGGCTCAACATGAAGAGAATTATCCCTTATATTGCGTCGGATTTCAGAAAGGATAAGATCTGGCTTAGGAGAAcaaagccatcaaagaGACAGTACCAAATAATGATTTCAGTCGATAACTCCAAGTCGATGAGCGAGAGTAAAGTCACGGAACTCACAATGCACAGTATCGCTTTAGTTTCCAAGGCGCTTACGCAGTTAGAAAGTGGGGGTTTGTCTATCGTCAGGTTCGGAGAGGATGTCAAGCTTATTCATCCGTTCGACAAACCATTCAATCAAGAGACCGGTGCGAGAGTATTTCAATGGCTTGACTTCCAGCAGGACCGCACTGACATAAAACAGTTGTGTTCAAAATCACTAAAGATCTTTGAGAACGCCCGGGCCACCTCTGGTGCCGACTTGTGGCAActtcaaatcatcatcTCGGATGGTGTCTGTGAGGACCATGAGACCGTTGAACGGATGGTAAGACAAGcgagagaagagaaggttATGTTGGTATTCGTCATCATTGACGGTATTTCATCCAATGAGTCTATTCTTGATATGTCTCAAGTGAGTTACGTCCCTGATGCAAACACGGGTGCAATGTCCTTGAAAGTTAACAAATACTTGGATACATTCCCCTTCGATTTCTACGTGGTTGTGAGAAGTATCAATGAGCTTCCAGAGATGCTTTCATTGATATTGAGGCAGTATTTTACAGAAGTCGCCAGCACTTGATATCATATTCATGCAATTGAGGTTATATGTAATTAAATGCAAATCAAAGATTAGAGGTCGTAGTATGTAGAAGGAGCCCTCAATGGCCCTGTGGACTTTTTAGGTTGCTTTTTGTTCAGCGAGGTTGTCTTGGAAGATTTGATATTAGCGACAACTCTTGCAATGCAAATAGACATGTCATCTAGCTTGCCGCCCAAGCTGATGTTCTTCCCAAATCTGTTTGCCGGTAGCTTATTCACCATTTCATTATATGGGGTGTATGCGTTGTCGTCATAAGCCGTCAGCTTCGCTTTTCTAAGGATTTTATTGGCGACAGATCTCATGTCATCATTCTTGAAGTGAACGTACTCGTCTATCATATTGGCGATTTCCCAATCATGCAAATTATCTGTGATGCCATCAGAGCACATGACAATGATGTCGTCAGGTTGAAGCTTGATAGAGTCGACCCAGGCAACTTCAGAGGGCATCACATTAAGCGTCTGGGTGCCGATCTGTTGCGGGCATAGATCGGACACATGCTGTTcctcattcttcttgatgatttcaCCATTTCGAATAATTATAATTTTGGAGTCGCCAATGCTTATCATTTTCAAGTACTCGCCACTTAACATGCACAAGACAAGCGTAGAAGAGCCCCTCAAGTTCTGAAGGTCCATCAAATGTGAGGTATGCAAGTATGAATCGTCCAAGATCTGGTCGATGTCCCTTTTGTTGAGGTGATGAGGAGACGTGTTCAACTTGTATTCCGTCATGAGACGGCTCAACGTTTCCACCATCGACCTCAGCCAGATCCCCAGCAGACACTGTTCCCCCTTTGACTCCCACCCTGACACGCCGTCTGCAATCGCCATCACCGTAGGCGACACTAACATGGCGTCGTCGCCAGCTTTGATCGAAAGCGTATCCGCAGGGGAACCCTGggg
It encodes the following:
- the PTC8 gene encoding Ptc8p, translated to MLRRSFVTLSRCLREAEHAAEQTAESAPTGFFGSVRSIFGKSQRQLDLEKREERENASNPYIQYPVVTKEQMKSILNDKYKFQLGYASFAHHSTVSDPTVHSLSDLTDPTQLNSLLPRRRPQGSPADTLSIKAGDDAMLVSPTVMAIADGVSGWESKGEQCSSGIWSRSMVETLSRLMTEYKLNTSPHHLNKRDIDQILDDSYLHTSHLMDLQNLRGSSTLVLCMLSGEYLKMISIGDSKIIIIRNGEIIKKNEEQHVSDLCPQQIGTQTLNVMPSEVAWVDSIKLQPDDIIVMCSDGITDNLHDWEIANMIDEYVHFKNDDMRSVANKILRKAKSTAYDDNAYTPYNEMVNKLPANRFGKNISLGGKLDDMSICIARVVANIKSSKTTSSNKKQPKKSTGPLRAPSTYYDL